The DNA sequence TCTATGCACACTATATTTTCGAATTTCACACCCACGATCCTGGGCAGAAATCTGCACTGCCATGCAATTACATATGTCCTTTCCATTAATACTTTTCATCCATTAAACACTGAATAGTTTACGCTTATGTCTTTCAGCACTGCATGCAATGCAAATTTGCTTCCTTTAAAAAGATTGTCTTTCTGAATTAACAAGTAATCTAGATAGaatgggatgttcccttctcttacgATAGCTATATATGTGGTGATGATAAATAGTGTCTTTCTTGAAATTGTATAAAGTTATCACTTGCTTCTTTCTGGCGTGTGCAGCCTTGTTGTGGCACTCTACCACAATTTATACTGTATTGTTCTTTCTCTATCATTACAGCAGTGTTCTTGTTTATTTTCAATGCTTTTTCTGTCCTCTTAACAACCTGAGGAACAGGAAATAAGGTCTCAcctatttccttttctttctcaaagtagtcCCTCACTGAACACACCGACTTGTGGGCCTGGCTGTGCACTAcacatttctttctttgtttcactTCATGTGTTGGGCTGACACTATGCATCCCACTGATCATTGTTTAAAATGAAACAGAGGAAAATAAAGACTGGAAACAACAAAATGGAGAAACTATGAACTGAACTGTTTAGACAAACGACGAAATGACAGCACCTGTTGTACATGAGATACTTACTGGTATGTTTCAGAGACGTGTGGCAGGATTGCAGAGCAGCAACATGGCTCATGCTACTTGCTGCAGTGTAGTGTCTTGTTGGCTGGCTACCTGCAGATGTTACTGAGCTGTCAGTACCTAAGACTCTATATATTATCCATTTCAGTCATAAGTGATACATAGATTTCTTTTTAATCTTGTTTTATTTTAGTGTTAGTTATCTCTGGATTATGGAATTTTAGTGCATACCTTGCGCAGAAAAGCAAGGACTTTTGTTGAAGTGATACTTCCCTGCTTTAAAAATACTTATATGCAAACCTGCTAAAATTACACTTCTTTATAGTCAACATTTTTAAAGCCTGTTAAATCCAGTCGGCCAGACCACGGTATTTGGTAGTCAGCCATTAATGCAACCAACTAGACGAGCAGACAAGACTCCATGAAAAGTAAACTAAAGTAGtataacaaatgagaaaagaacacgTGACAGCTGTGAATGGGTGAGTGTgtgatattattatttatttatttgtcctgttcaaatgtgtgtgaactcctaagagaCCAagctactaaggtcatcggtccatagacctaCACTTTAaaagtaacttatgctatgaacaacacacacacccatgtctgagggaggcctcgaacctccagtgggaggggccgcacgatccGTGACATAGTGCGTCAGACCACATGGCCACTCAGCACAGCAGTTGGTCCTGTGAATCTAGGACTGTACAGTGTACAAACATATTGGACCattcattaattatgatacacattccttgattttttcctttttctcagaCATCATTTTAACAAAAGATACaattatacaatattttcttaCTCATTTTCTTACTGCACACATTTCAAAAAACTCATTTTCTTACTCCACACATTTtataaaaacagtcttaatcggtgaggcagttttgtttttctaggtATTCCCTtactaagaaacttcctggcagattaaaactgtgtgcccgactgagactcgaactcgggacctttgccttttgcgggcaagtgctctaccaactgagctaccgaagcacgactcacgcccggtactcacagctttacttctgccagtacctcatctcctaccttccaaactttacagaagctctcctgaaagaaaggagtgctagttctgcaaggttcgcaggagagcttctgtaaagtttggaaggtaggagacgaggtactggcagaagtaaagctgtgagtaccgcgcgtgagtcgtgcttcggtagctcagttggtagagcacttgcccgcaaaaggcaaaggtcccgagttcgagtctcggtccggcacacagttttaatctgccaggaagtttcatatcagcgcacactctgctgcagagtgaaaatctcattctggaaatattccctTACTGTATAGAAGCAGTGCTCGACCAAGTAATCCTTTACAGTTAATTTGAACTTGTTTAAGttgattattatttttgtggatttgggTAGTGCACTGTACAGTTTGATGCCACAGTGGAATATGTATTTCTGTAATAgcactgtgtttgtctctggtacaTGCACATCATTTATTTGTCTTGTGTGGTAGCTATGTACAGATTCATTGCAGGCGATGCTTGGACTGccactgtttagtttttcttttataataattacattttcaagtaTATAAATACATGGAAGTGGTAgtattttatttttcctaaataGTGGCTTGCGTGATGGTCTTTGATCTCACCCTTCCATTAATCTAATAACCTTTTTCTGCAATGTAAGTGATTTCTGACTAGCTCCACAATTTCCCCAAAACACTACACCATATTTCAATATTGAATGAACATAAGCAAAATACATGATTTTGAGATTATCATGTGATATACAGTTTCTTATCACTCTCATTACAAAACATGTTTTGATCAGTTTTTTATTCACATAGTCCATATGTGGAACccatttcgtgttttattaaatctaTATACCAATAAATTTTGTACTCcttgttttttcaattttttgtccaCTTATTTATACAGGAGCTGGTGTCTTGTCCTGGGTGGTGAAAATATCCATTGAACAGTTTTTTCCAGATTTATAATCAAACTGTTTGCTTTATCTTCTTTGTGACTGTCTTAATGTCACTTTCAAAGTTTTCTTTGCTGCTTCCTGTAATTAAGatgctggtgtcatctgcaaattggTATAGCTTACTGTTTTTACTgtttatatgtaaatcatttacatgTAGTAAAAACAGAATTGGATCCACTATGGAACCTTAGGCAACACCATGTTTGACCACTAATAAATCTGACTGATGAGTTATGACTGTCTCATTTACTTTGTGTGTTATCTCTATGAGCTGTTTTCTTTCGTGGAGGTATGATTTAATCCAGTTACGTGCTGCTCCCCTAATACCCCAGTTCTGAATCTTACCTAGTAATTTATCGTTACTGATGGTATGAAACACTTTTGACAAATCTAGGAATATACTTGAGAAATGTTCCTGCCTATCTACGGcctgtagagtttcatacacaaaAGAAACGATTGTTGTTTCAGTAGAGTATTATCTCCTAAAACCATGTTGAGATGCCATtagtatattatatttatttatgaaatttgacAATCTTTTTACAAAAGAGTTTCTCTAGAATTTTAGAAAACACACACAGTAGAGAAACTGGTCtatattttgacccctcttcctggcttccttttttgtgtagtggtttAACTTTAGCAATTTTTAAACATGTTGGAAAGCTGCCAGTTGAGAAGGGCAGGTTTACGAGATACATCAGTGgttcagaaattacatctacacattttttttacaacaaaaCCTAGTATATTATCTATTCCTGATGATTTTTTTTGATTTTAGATTCCTTGCTATATTTCTTGTGTATTAGTTGGTATGAGAAATATTGTGTTTTCCATTATCACAATTCAAACTTTATGAAGAGCAAGATTTGACAGATTGAACCACCACCAGCAAACAGTTCCTTGTAACAAAGTTGATATGCTGCTACCTTAAGTGGATAATTATGGAAGCTGAAATGTGTGGCAGTGTGTCTTACCTTGAAGTATGTAAAACAGGCCGAGCTCTCTATTAGTACTACACAGAAATTTAGGTTTTTTCCTGTCAACACTGTGTCATAATGGGCATTTTTAAGATTATTTCTCAAAAATGGTGACAACAAAATACATTAATGTAGTTATCACTGAATTTTAGccaacaaacaaaacttgtcatatATGGGAGCTAGGATGCCGTCACCACTGTTTGCAACAAACAAGCAGATTAATCTTAAGTAAACACATTCCATGCATATTTCAATACAATTTAAGTTCCGAAAAACTTATGTATGGGAAAGTGACTGGATCAAAATGACCTTGGAAATCCTTGGCAGCTTGTACACGTCAAAATGGTCTCACATTCAAACACTTAATACATCAACATAAAATTATCAATACGATGAAACTAATTTTATTTCTCTAGACCACATACAACATAAGCACCTTAACACACACAACATAAGCaccttaataaattatttacattatgtAAAATGATTAATACAATGCAGTCAAAAAGGAGACATAATTTTGTCTTTCACAGGAACAAGAAGGAAGATTTATAGTAACAATAGCAGGTGAGAACAACTGCATCAACACACACTGTGCTCCCCGTTATTTCTCCAGTTTCACTGTGACTTCAAATAATGACAACCAGCATACAGACAGTAAATAGAACACACATTGCTGTTTCAGTTTCAACACACAATTATGGTAGGTACTATCTTATTGACACTCACATTGTCATGTACTAACACTGATGCTACAATGTGTAGATCTCAGTAAAAATTTACATCACAGACTTTTTTTAGGTTTTCTAGCTATTTATTCCACGCACACACTTAATAAAAACCAATGACTACATTCATGGACTGTGATGAAATTATATTCATATTATAATggaaaatgtaattctgtcagagacagcaaaggaattggaagagcagttgaacggaatggacagtgtcttgaaaggaggatataagatgaacatcaacaaaagcaaaatgaggataatggaatgtagtcgaattaagtcgggtgatgctgagggaattagattaggaaatgagacacttaaagtagtaaaggagttttgctacttggggagcaaaataactgatgatggtcgaagtagagaggatataaaatgtagactggcaatggcaaggaaagcgtttctgaagaagaggaatttgttaacatcgagtatagatttaagtgtcaggaagtcgtttctgaaagtatttgtatagagtgtagccatgtatggaagtgaaacatggatgataaatagtttggacaagaagagaacaaaagctttcgaaatgtagtgctacagaagaatgctgaatattagatgggtagatcacataactaaagaggaggtattgaatagaattggggagaagataggttggggcacaacttgacaagaagaagggaccggttggtaggacatgttctgaggcatcaagggatcacaaatttagcattggagggcagcatgaagggtaaaaatcgtagagggagaccaagagatgaatacactaagcagattcagaaggatgtaggttgtagtaagtactaggaaatgaagaagcttgcacaggatagagtagcatggagagctgcatcaaaccagtctcaggactgaagacaacaacaacaacaacaacaacaacaatggaaaacgtaatactgaatgaggaaagaACACCACTCATCAAAATTAAGAGTCATTTTGTAGCATATTAGGAGCATAAACAAAGTGTTGTTTACTGTAACTCAGTTATGGAACAAGGAATTTGCAGTCTATCTTATTCCTCTAACACAACAAGTTCAGCATGTGCCAAATTAAAAAAGGTTATTAGTCTCATACACAGCAAGCAGGCCATTAACAATACTTTTAATAATGTTGTCTTCAATTTTCCATAgctatttttcagatttcttgaaaaatatttacatgcagAACAAAATATGTTCAACAGAATTATTTTTTCCCCTGAACTTAAAAATCATGTCATTGTATTTACAATACTAAATGTGTGCTGATTTAGAGGGTTGGAGAGTCTTCAATATATGCCTCGGTAAAACACCTACCAGAGACCTTTCACAAAAAATGCCCAGTATCCCTGGAAGAATGTTCCTCTTATATTAGAAATGAGCACCCGACTTTTGAGTCCAGCCCCAAACAGTTCAAATTTGCTGGGAAAGTTTATATCAGCAgacactccattgcagagtaaaTGTTTTATTAAGTAGCTATTTTAAATAAAGCAAGAACATATGTAAGTAAGTGAAGAGTTTAACATTCAATCATCTGCttcataaatgggtattcattttaACTTTTGCCCCTATTGTACATAAATGTTGACTATATATTGCTAAATCTCTGAACTGCGGACCAACAAACTGTGCATTGATTTGAAATGTCCTGCATTACATTTGATGAAAAAAACAGACCAAGTTTCTCCATATACCAGTAATATTTTACAGGAAAGCCACTTCACTACTTTTCATATATATACCTTAAAATGTTGATAGAACCATCAACTGCATTGGACACTCAATAATACTGACTCAACACTCAATTATCCACAAGTTTTTGCTAATAAAATGTACACAGTTAGTTGTTAGTACTGGAACTGGTGACTCCAGGATGCAGAGATGATTTGCTGCAGTTAGTGAAAGAGTCCTGCTGAGGTGAGCCCTGAGGATTAATGGAGACAAAATTTGAGGATGGCCCTTCACAGTCTCCAACTTCTGCTTCTGGAGACCTCCTGCCTGAATTTATTGGCTTTGGACAACTGGCTAACTCACTGGAGGTAACGACAGCAGTGCTTGGAAATGTACCATCAGAGGTAACTGCTGCAGCGGAAAGAGTTGAACCTGCAGCCTTGATAGCTGTGGCATGCAGAGATGATCCTTCACACCTAACAGCTGTAGTGTGCAAAGAGGACCGATCAGAACTGATCGCTGTTGCATGTAAAGACGACTTGTCAGTACTGACAGCTGTGGCATGCAATGACAATCCATTTGATATAATGGCTGTGGCATGCAGTGATGACCCATCAGACACAATTGAAGTGGCGCGCATCAGAGAACCGTCAGAAGAAACTGAAGCAGCAGTCAGCGCAGAACCATCAGATGACATAGTGGCGACCTGAACAGATGAGCCAAAAGTAGAGAGTGTGACATGTAGCGCTGACCTGTTGGCAGGGACTGCAGAGGTATCTTTTTGAGCTAGGCAGTTGGTTGCTTGCTGCACAACAGGTGATCCTGCAGCAGTGCACTTTATGAGAGGCAGTCCAGCTGCACTAGAAGTCTGAGACAGTGGCGGCAAGCAGTTGGATGTGCCAGACCTGTTCGTAACACTCTGGCATACTCTGGATTGTACAGTGGTGTTTCGGCGTATTAGAGGTGGACCAGCAGCCGTCGCAGCATCCGGTCGATGTCTGACTGTTGGCCCAGAAGCAGCACGAGCACGCTGAATCACAGGGGTGCCAGTAGCAGCATTTGCCCACTGCACAAGAGGTGAACCTGTGGCAGCATTGGCCCAATGCGCATATGGATACATGCCTTGTGAAGCTGTGTGGATAGTGATTGGTTGACCAGCAACAAATGACGACatctgggcagcgttcattgcacTGGCTTGCATAGGCGGCCTGTACagatgtgaaaaaaattagtaatttgcagtacattaaatgaaaaacaaaaattaatttaaggCAAAAATGTATGTTTTAACAATCAAACCAAAATACTTAGGCACTTTGTCTGCCACTAGCTTTCACAAATTTGTAAAATATCATTACAATACACATATTATGCACATCTGTTCATTTATTCATATTATGTTAACACTATGTCAtccggcaacaccacagtggtgtcatctgcaaagtatcgctcagtggccggcgacaccaccgTGGTGTTGTCAGAGTAGTATCACTCAGTGGTCGGCGACAGCACTTtaatatcttttgcattctgttggtgttttgttttggTAACAATAAGTTAAACACGTCAACAAGTATTTTGTTTCTATAAGTACTTGTGCTCTTTCATCATGGCGGACAAAAGAGACAAGACTTACAATGAAGGCTCGGACGTCTTGTCCGACGTTCCGGACGACTCGGCTGActgggaagaagacactggatgtcaaaaaaatgaaagtgaagcataagttgtaggaagatagtgaaatacgtccaagaagaattcggcgaacactacgcttgccaactgattcggctaaatcagacgaagaagacagtgcacagtgatcAGACTTTGATTTACAGAGGACCAATactaaatttgaaggatccccgggtccaaacatatttcccaaagatacacagagcatcAAGGATATTGTACAATTATACATTGGGAATGATCTATCTGAATATATTAGCAacaaaaccaacaagtactacagtcataTTTGCAACAGAAGAAAATTGGatcaaaaaaatgccaaatttgttgaCGTTgcaggacccgaacttagaaaatggtttgggcttgctatccttatggtaaCTGTAAAAAttgcaaggatcgatgattattggtcaacaaatccgttgatagacacaccgatattttgcAAAACTATGTCCCGCA is a window from the Schistocerca americana isolate TAMUIC-IGC-003095 chromosome X, iqSchAmer2.1, whole genome shotgun sequence genome containing:
- the LOC124555363 gene encoding uncharacterized protein LOC124555363 isoform X1; the protein is MEPKVKRLKPHMASQFPAGPPMQASAMNAAQMSSFVAGQPITIHTASQGMYPYAHWANAATGSPLVQWANAATGTPVIQRARAASGPTVRHRPDAATAAGPPLIRRNTTVQSRVCQSVTNRSGTSNCLPPLSQTSSAAGLPLIKCTAAGSPVVQQATNCLAQKDTSAVPANRSALHVTLSTFGSSVQVATMSSDGSALTAASVSSDGSLMRATSIVSDGSSLHATAIISNGLSLHATAVSTDKSSLHATAISSDRSSLHTTAVRCEGSSLHATAIKAAGSTLSAAAVTSDGTFPSTAVVTSSELASCPKPINSGRRSPEAEVGDCEGPSSNFVSINPQGSPQQDSFTNCSKSSLHPGVTSSSTNN
- the LOC124555363 gene encoding uncharacterized protein LOC124555363 isoform X2, giving the protein MQASAMNAAQMSSFVAGQPITIHTASQGMYPYAHWANAATGSPLVQWANAATGTPVIQRARAASGPTVRHRPDAATAAGPPLIRRNTTVQSRVCQSVTNRSGTSNCLPPLSQTSSAAGLPLIKCTAAGSPVVQQATNCLAQKDTSAVPANRSALHVTLSTFGSSVQVATMSSDGSALTAASVSSDGSLMRATSIVSDGSSLHATAIISNGLSLHATAVSTDKSSLHATAISSDRSSLHTTAVRCEGSSLHATAIKAAGSTLSAAAVTSDGTFPSTAVVTSSELASCPKPINSGRRSPEAEVGDCEGPSSNFVSINPQGSPQQDSFTNCSKSSLHPGVTSSSTNN